The following coding sequences lie in one Oncorhynchus gorbuscha isolate QuinsamMale2020 ecotype Even-year linkage group LG10, OgorEven_v1.0, whole genome shotgun sequence genomic window:
- the LOC124045718 gene encoding mitogen-activated protein kinase kinase kinase 12-like isoform X1, whose translation MSGTCLHEPHAPSPSLSGFSTPISEPTFRRLDADPPACTPETDLTPTQCVLRNVLCIDTGGAPVVSGGGEGCPHTCGSSPTPSDGPLAHFDNSVLKLHEHEACQCGGGEEAGLSSEAGAINSQSDNIRLQQGSGGFLEGLFGCLKPVWTMIGKAYSTEHKHNQEGAWKSWEVPFEEISDLQWVGSGAQGAVFLGKFHGEDVAVKKVRDIKETEIKHLRKLKHPNIITFKGICTQAPCYCILMEYCAQGQLYEVLRAGRNITPSLLIDWAMGIAGGMNYLHLHKIIHRDLKSPNMLITHDDLVKISDFGTSKELIDKSMKMSFAGTVAWMAPEVIRNEPVSEKVDIWSFGVVLWEMLTGEVPYKDVDSSAIIWGVGNNSLNLPIPKSCPDGFKILLRQCWNCKPRNRPSFRQILLHLDIASADVLSTPQETYFKSQAEWREEVKQHFEKIKSDGTCLHRLDEELINRRREELRHALDIREHYERKLERANNLYMELNAVMLQLELKEKELQKREQSLDKKFPGLFKHHSSRQTSSSNSMDKLIKKRNVSQKLPSGKRPDILKSEVIIPKMDSSVMQVTIPSCTNRGSTSPSRSRRIKTRHRKPGKGSSGDLAGLKATQPSPGGDYPAQANSFSTEPSKQLLDPSAVLRALGHEQQQRQLSSSSPDLICITLAAEGQGKGETTMGGLEKGGSLSASAGLGGSERGAAGLDDLTETPPHSNTPSEDAASFPFSSSPDSPCGRGVAAGRGSVLGAPRLPHDGDYKEEGVSGVRLPRVASGHLTPSAILYRAAITRKQRRGVSSEEEEGEVDSEVELPRRRRPTSINQCQSGSTFSSENLSVSDGEEGHTTDHSHSGTPDVVSTNTDDRLYDRSDDLLSQGSEFPADKTDLAQGSDGLSERKSALGQVKALLDAAQNPNESQALCDDSDCDSAELDQSGSGEPSRPPSAGAPPSGSHFGHQRGSPQGPQTGPL comes from the exons ATGAGTGGGACCTGCCTCCATGAGCCCcacgccccctccccctccctctcaggcTTCAGCACCCCCATCTCAGAACCTACCTTCCGCAGGCTGGATGCAGACCCCCCCGCCTGCACCCCAGAGACCGACCTGACCCCCACCCAGTGTGTCCTCCGCAACGTGCTGTGCATCGACACAGGTGGGGCACCAGTTGTGTCAGGCGGAGGTGAGGGGTGCCCCCACACCTGTGGCAGCAGCCCGACCCCCAGCGACGGGCCCCTGGCCCACTTTGACAACAGCGTGCTGAAGTTGCACGAGCATGAAGCCTGCCAGTGTGGGGGCGGGGAGGAGGCAGGGCTTAGCTCAGAGGCTGGGGCCATCAACAGCCAATCAGACAACATCCGGCTGCAGCAAGGAAGTGGAGGGTTCCTGGAGGGGCTGTTTGGCTGCCTGAAACCCGTCTGGACCATGATCGGGAAAGCCTACTCCACCGAACACAAGCATAACCAGGAAGGTGCGTGGA AATCCTGGGAAGTTCCGTTTGAGGAGATCTCAGACCTGCAGTGGGTGGGCAGTGGGGCCCAGGGTGCCGTCTTCTTGGGGAAGTTCCATGGAGAGGACGTGGCTGTCAAGAAAGTCCGGGACATCAAGGAGACGGAGATCAAGCACCTACGCAAACTCAAGCACCCCAACATAATCACCTTCAA gGGTATCTGCACCCAGGCTCCCTGCTATTGTATCCTGATGGAGTACTGTGCGCAGGGCCAGCTGTACGAGGTGCTAAGGGCGGGCAGGAACATCACCCCCTCCCTACTCATCGATTGGGCCATGGGCATTGCCGGGGGCATGAACTACTTACACCTCCACAAGATCATCCACAGAGACCTCAAGTCCCCCAA TATGCTGATTACACATGATGACTTGGTGAAGATCTCTGACTTTGGCACCTCCAAGGAGCTCATTGATAAGAGCATGAAAATGTCTTTTGCTGGTACCGTGGCCTGGATGGCCCCAGAGGTCATTCGGAATGAACCCGTATCAGAGAAGGTGGACATCTG GTCGTTTGGGGTGGTGTTGTGGGAAATGCTGACCGGGGAGGTCCCCTATAAGGATGTGGACTCCTCCGCCATCATCTGGGGGGTGGGCAACAACAGCCTGAACCTCCCTATCCCCAAGAGCTGCCCCGATGGCTTTAAAATCCTCCTGAGGCAGTGCTG GAACTGTAAACCCAGAAATAGACCCTCTTTCCGTCAGATCCTCCTCCATCTGGATATAGCCTCAGCTGATGTCCTCTCCACCCCACAGGAGACATACTTCAAGTCTCAG GCTGAGTGGCGGGAGGAGGTGAAGCAGCACTTTGAGAAGATTAAGTCTGATGGGACCTGTCTGCACCGACTGGACGAGGAACTGATCAACCGACGCAGAGAGGAGCTCAG GCACGCTCTGGACATCCGTGAGCACTATGAGAGGAAACTGGAGAGGGCCAACAACCTCTACATGGAGCTCAATGCTGTCATGCTACAGCTGGAGCTCAAAGAGAAAGAGCTACAGAA GAGAGAGCAGTCTTTAGATAAGAAGTTTCCAGGACTGTTCAAGCACCACAGCTCCAGACAGACTAGCTCCTCCAACTCCATGGACAAACTCATCAAGAAGAGAAACGTCTCACAGAAACTGCCCTCTGGAAAGAG GCCAGACATCCTCAAGTCAGAGGTGATCATTCCCAAGATGGATTCCTCCGTGATGCAGGTCACCATCCCCTCCTGCACCAACAGGGGCTCCACGTCTCCTAGCCGCTCACGGAGGATCAAGACCCGCCACCGCAAGCCTGGCAAGGGCAGCAGTGGGGACCTAGCTGGCCTGAAGGCCACTCAACCCTCCCCTGGCGGGGACTACCCTGCCCAGGCCAACAGCTTCAGCACGGAACCCTCTAAGCAGCTCCTGGACCCCAGCGCAGTCTTGCGGGCCCTGGGCCACGAGCAGCAGCAGAGGCAGCTGTCCTCCTCCAGCCCAGACCTCATATGCATCACGCTGGCAGCTGAGGGCCAGGGGAAAGGAGAGACCACCATGGGGGGGCTGGAGAAGGGTGGCAGCCTGAGTGCCTCCGCGGGCCTGGGGGGGTCCGAGCGGGGAGCGGCAGGTCTGGATGACCTCACAGAGACACCCCCGCATAGCAACACTCCCAGTGAGGACGCAGCATCATTCCCCTTCTCTAGCAGCCCAGACTCGCCATGTGGGAGGGGGGTGGCCGCCGGGAGGGGGTCTGTGCTGGGTGCCCCACGCCTGCCCCACGATGGGGACTATAAGGAGGAGGGAGTGAGTGGTGTGAGGTTACCCCGGGTGGCGTCAGGGCACCTCACCCCCTCAGCTATCCTGTACAGGGCAGCCATCACACGCAAACAG AGGCGTGGCGTGTcttcggaggaggaggagggggaggttgaCAGCGAAGTGGAGTTGCCACGGAGACG ACGTCCGACCAGCATCAACCAGTGCCAGTCGGGGTCCACCTTCAGTTCAGAGAACCTCTCTGTGTCAGACGGCGAGGAAGGTCACACCACCGACCACTCCCACAGTGGCACCCCGGACGTGGTCAGCACCAACACGGACGACCGTCTGTACGACCGCAGCGATGACCTCCTGTCGCAGGGGTCAGAGTTCCCGGCAGACAAAACGGACCTGGCGCAGGGCTCTGACGGGCTGTCTGAGAGGAAAAGTGCTCTGGGCCAGGTCAAAGCCCTGCTAGATGCTGCACAGAATCCTAATGAG AGTCAGGCCCTGTGCGACGACTCAGACTGCGACAGCGCTGAGCTTGACCAGTCAGGAAGTGGGGAGCCCAGTCGTCCACCCAGTGCTGGGGCACCTCCATCAGGGTCCCATTTTGGGCACCAACGAGGGTCCCCACAGGGGCCCCAGACAGGGCCTCTATAG
- the LOC124045718 gene encoding mitogen-activated protein kinase kinase kinase 12-like isoform X2 — protein MSGTCLHEPHAPSPSLSGFSTPISEPTFRRLDADPPACTPETDLTPTQCVLRNVLCIDTGGAPVVSGGGEGCPHTCGSSPTPSDGPLAHFDNSVLKLHEHEACQCGGGEEAGLSSEAGAINSQSDNIRLQQGSGGFLEGLFGCLKPVWTMIGKAYSTEHKHNQEESWEVPFEEISDLQWVGSGAQGAVFLGKFHGEDVAVKKVRDIKETEIKHLRKLKHPNIITFKGICTQAPCYCILMEYCAQGQLYEVLRAGRNITPSLLIDWAMGIAGGMNYLHLHKIIHRDLKSPNMLITHDDLVKISDFGTSKELIDKSMKMSFAGTVAWMAPEVIRNEPVSEKVDIWSFGVVLWEMLTGEVPYKDVDSSAIIWGVGNNSLNLPIPKSCPDGFKILLRQCWNCKPRNRPSFRQILLHLDIASADVLSTPQETYFKSQAEWREEVKQHFEKIKSDGTCLHRLDEELINRRREELRHALDIREHYERKLERANNLYMELNAVMLQLELKEKELQKREQSLDKKFPGLFKHHSSRQTSSSNSMDKLIKKRNVSQKLPSGKRPDILKSEVIIPKMDSSVMQVTIPSCTNRGSTSPSRSRRIKTRHRKPGKGSSGDLAGLKATQPSPGGDYPAQANSFSTEPSKQLLDPSAVLRALGHEQQQRQLSSSSPDLICITLAAEGQGKGETTMGGLEKGGSLSASAGLGGSERGAAGLDDLTETPPHSNTPSEDAASFPFSSSPDSPCGRGVAAGRGSVLGAPRLPHDGDYKEEGVSGVRLPRVASGHLTPSAILYRAAITRKQRRGVSSEEEEGEVDSEVELPRRRRPTSINQCQSGSTFSSENLSVSDGEEGHTTDHSHSGTPDVVSTNTDDRLYDRSDDLLSQGSEFPADKTDLAQGSDGLSERKSALGQVKALLDAAQNPNESQALCDDSDCDSAELDQSGSGEPSRPPSAGAPPSGSHFGHQRGSPQGPQTGPL, from the exons ATGAGTGGGACCTGCCTCCATGAGCCCcacgccccctccccctccctctcaggcTTCAGCACCCCCATCTCAGAACCTACCTTCCGCAGGCTGGATGCAGACCCCCCCGCCTGCACCCCAGAGACCGACCTGACCCCCACCCAGTGTGTCCTCCGCAACGTGCTGTGCATCGACACAGGTGGGGCACCAGTTGTGTCAGGCGGAGGTGAGGGGTGCCCCCACACCTGTGGCAGCAGCCCGACCCCCAGCGACGGGCCCCTGGCCCACTTTGACAACAGCGTGCTGAAGTTGCACGAGCATGAAGCCTGCCAGTGTGGGGGCGGGGAGGAGGCAGGGCTTAGCTCAGAGGCTGGGGCCATCAACAGCCAATCAGACAACATCCGGCTGCAGCAAGGAAGTGGAGGGTTCCTGGAGGGGCTGTTTGGCTGCCTGAAACCCGTCTGGACCATGATCGGGAAAGCCTACTCCACCGAACACAAGCATAACCAGGAAG AATCCTGGGAAGTTCCGTTTGAGGAGATCTCAGACCTGCAGTGGGTGGGCAGTGGGGCCCAGGGTGCCGTCTTCTTGGGGAAGTTCCATGGAGAGGACGTGGCTGTCAAGAAAGTCCGGGACATCAAGGAGACGGAGATCAAGCACCTACGCAAACTCAAGCACCCCAACATAATCACCTTCAA gGGTATCTGCACCCAGGCTCCCTGCTATTGTATCCTGATGGAGTACTGTGCGCAGGGCCAGCTGTACGAGGTGCTAAGGGCGGGCAGGAACATCACCCCCTCCCTACTCATCGATTGGGCCATGGGCATTGCCGGGGGCATGAACTACTTACACCTCCACAAGATCATCCACAGAGACCTCAAGTCCCCCAA TATGCTGATTACACATGATGACTTGGTGAAGATCTCTGACTTTGGCACCTCCAAGGAGCTCATTGATAAGAGCATGAAAATGTCTTTTGCTGGTACCGTGGCCTGGATGGCCCCAGAGGTCATTCGGAATGAACCCGTATCAGAGAAGGTGGACATCTG GTCGTTTGGGGTGGTGTTGTGGGAAATGCTGACCGGGGAGGTCCCCTATAAGGATGTGGACTCCTCCGCCATCATCTGGGGGGTGGGCAACAACAGCCTGAACCTCCCTATCCCCAAGAGCTGCCCCGATGGCTTTAAAATCCTCCTGAGGCAGTGCTG GAACTGTAAACCCAGAAATAGACCCTCTTTCCGTCAGATCCTCCTCCATCTGGATATAGCCTCAGCTGATGTCCTCTCCACCCCACAGGAGACATACTTCAAGTCTCAG GCTGAGTGGCGGGAGGAGGTGAAGCAGCACTTTGAGAAGATTAAGTCTGATGGGACCTGTCTGCACCGACTGGACGAGGAACTGATCAACCGACGCAGAGAGGAGCTCAG GCACGCTCTGGACATCCGTGAGCACTATGAGAGGAAACTGGAGAGGGCCAACAACCTCTACATGGAGCTCAATGCTGTCATGCTACAGCTGGAGCTCAAAGAGAAAGAGCTACAGAA GAGAGAGCAGTCTTTAGATAAGAAGTTTCCAGGACTGTTCAAGCACCACAGCTCCAGACAGACTAGCTCCTCCAACTCCATGGACAAACTCATCAAGAAGAGAAACGTCTCACAGAAACTGCCCTCTGGAAAGAG GCCAGACATCCTCAAGTCAGAGGTGATCATTCCCAAGATGGATTCCTCCGTGATGCAGGTCACCATCCCCTCCTGCACCAACAGGGGCTCCACGTCTCCTAGCCGCTCACGGAGGATCAAGACCCGCCACCGCAAGCCTGGCAAGGGCAGCAGTGGGGACCTAGCTGGCCTGAAGGCCACTCAACCCTCCCCTGGCGGGGACTACCCTGCCCAGGCCAACAGCTTCAGCACGGAACCCTCTAAGCAGCTCCTGGACCCCAGCGCAGTCTTGCGGGCCCTGGGCCACGAGCAGCAGCAGAGGCAGCTGTCCTCCTCCAGCCCAGACCTCATATGCATCACGCTGGCAGCTGAGGGCCAGGGGAAAGGAGAGACCACCATGGGGGGGCTGGAGAAGGGTGGCAGCCTGAGTGCCTCCGCGGGCCTGGGGGGGTCCGAGCGGGGAGCGGCAGGTCTGGATGACCTCACAGAGACACCCCCGCATAGCAACACTCCCAGTGAGGACGCAGCATCATTCCCCTTCTCTAGCAGCCCAGACTCGCCATGTGGGAGGGGGGTGGCCGCCGGGAGGGGGTCTGTGCTGGGTGCCCCACGCCTGCCCCACGATGGGGACTATAAGGAGGAGGGAGTGAGTGGTGTGAGGTTACCCCGGGTGGCGTCAGGGCACCTCACCCCCTCAGCTATCCTGTACAGGGCAGCCATCACACGCAAACAG AGGCGTGGCGTGTcttcggaggaggaggagggggaggttgaCAGCGAAGTGGAGTTGCCACGGAGACG ACGTCCGACCAGCATCAACCAGTGCCAGTCGGGGTCCACCTTCAGTTCAGAGAACCTCTCTGTGTCAGACGGCGAGGAAGGTCACACCACCGACCACTCCCACAGTGGCACCCCGGACGTGGTCAGCACCAACACGGACGACCGTCTGTACGACCGCAGCGATGACCTCCTGTCGCAGGGGTCAGAGTTCCCGGCAGACAAAACGGACCTGGCGCAGGGCTCTGACGGGCTGTCTGAGAGGAAAAGTGCTCTGGGCCAGGTCAAAGCCCTGCTAGATGCTGCACAGAATCCTAATGAG AGTCAGGCCCTGTGCGACGACTCAGACTGCGACAGCGCTGAGCTTGACCAGTCAGGAAGTGGGGAGCCCAGTCGTCCACCCAGTGCTGGGGCACCTCCATCAGGGTCCCATTTTGGGCACCAACGAGGGTCCCCACAGGGGCCCCAGACAGGGCCTCTATAG